One genomic region from Prunus persica cultivar Lovell chromosome G3, Prunus_persica_NCBIv2, whole genome shotgun sequence encodes:
- the LOC18783196 gene encoding protein indeterminate-domain 7 has translation MMKGLMFQQQQQQQHSQLVDENMSNLTSASGETASVSSGNRNEIGTSFSQQFFAPPPSQTQPALKKKRNLPGNPDPEAEVIALSPKTLMATNRFICEICNKGFQRDQNLQLHRRGHNLPWKLKQRTSKEVRKKVYVCPEASCVHHDPSRALGDLTGIKKHFCRKHGEKKWKCDKCSKRYAVQSDWKAHSKTCGTREYRCDCGTLFSRRDSFITHRAFCDALAEESARAIATGNNNPLLISPQQQQLQQPGSSSASHHHHMNLNQVQLAHQFQDLHGFSLKKEQQSFTSLRPDLPPWLACPGPPNNTSIDLSSSSSIFSPRLDQNFTQTHQDLSLHDHNSTAPNPNPNPNPSLGPTLPPFQPAPSPHMSATALLQKAAQMGATMSSKNSTASAAAATSAGSSPQPMMRSHQNNHGHVPDFGGHVSSFGNNTAAAATTGAGGASASSNNGTGPPASSSGIHQNQNQNQNQNQHQASLLRDMMNSLSSGTGFEGASFELDAFGSMPTVLNNSKKDTNNSNNPSSAHFNRSSASDEGGGHGEGLTRDFLGLRALSHSDILNIAGLGSCVTSAATAGASSSLDQTHKPWQG, from the exons ATGATGAAGGGTTTGATGttccaacaacaacagcaacagcaacactCACAACTGGTGGATGAGAATATGTCTAATCTAACTTCAGCATCAGGTGAAACTGCCAGTGTCTCTTCTGGCAACAGAAATGAAATTGGCACCAGTTTTTCCCAACAGTTTTTTGCTCCACCTCCATCTCAAACTCAACCAgctctgaaaaagaaaagaaacctcCCAGGCAATCCAG ACCCAGAAGCAGAAGTAATAGCCTTGTCTCCCAAGACACTCATGGCAACAAACAGATTCATCTGTGAGATCTGCAATAAAGGGTTCCAAAGAGATCAGAATCTTCAGCTTCACAGAAGAGGGCACAATCTGCCATGGAAGCTTAAGCAAAGAACAAGCAAAGAGGTGAGGAAGAAGGTGTATGTGTGCCCAGAAGCCAGCTGTGTGCACCATGACCCTTCAAGAGCTCTTGGTGACCTGACTGGAATCAAGAAGCACTTTTGCAGAAAGCATGGTGAGAAGAAGTGGAAATGTGACAAGTGCTCAAAGCGGTACGCGGTTCAATCGGATTGGAAAGCTCATTCCAAGACCTGTGGCACTAGGGAGTACAGATGTGACTGTGGAACCCTTTTCTCGAG GAGGGATAGTTTCATCACCCACAGAGCCTTCTGTGATGCTTTAGCAGAGGAGAGTGCAAGAGCCATCGCCACAGGAAATAACAACCCTCTCCTCATCTCCCCTCAACAACAGCAATTACAACAGCCTGGATCTTCATCAGcatctcatcatcatcacatgAACCTTAACCAAGTTCAATTAGCCCACCAATTCCAAGACCTCCATGgattttcattgaaaaaagAGCAGCAAAGTTTCACAAGCCTGAGGCCAGACCTGCCTCCTTGGCTGGCCTGCCCTGGCCCACCCAACAACACTTCCATTGACCTTTCCTCATCCTCCTCAATCTTCTCCCCAAGGCTAGACCAAAATTTCACACAAACCCACCAAGATTTATCCCTCCATGATCACAACAGTACAGccccaaacccaaacccaaaccctaaccctagccTGGGCCCCACCCTCCCACCCTTCCAGCCTGCCCCTTCCCCACACATGTCAGCAACTGCATTGCTTCAGAAGGCAGCTCAGATGGGTGCAACAATGAGCAGCAAGAATAGCACAGCctctgcagcagcagcaacctCTGCAGGTTCCTCACCACAACCCATGATGAGGTCCCACCAGAACAACCATGGTCATGTGCCTGATTTTGGTGGTCACGTGTCCAGTTTTGGAAATAATACAGctgcagcagcaacaacaggGGCAGGAGGAGCCAGTGCTTCTAGTAATAATGGCACTGGTCCTCCTGCATCATCCTCAGGTattcatcaaaaccaaaatcaaaaccaaaatcaaaatcaacatCAAGCTTCTCTTCTGCGTGACATGATGAATTCTCTGTCCTCTGGAACTGGGTTCGAAGGAGCTTCTTTTGAGCTGGATGCTTTTGGGTCCATGCCAACAGTTTTGAACAATTCAAAGAAAGACACAAACAATTCAAACAATCCATCATCTGCCCATTTCAACAGGTCAAGCGCCAGTGATGAAGGTGGTGGCCATGGCGAAGGTTTGACCAGAGACTTCCTAGGGTTGAGAGCTCTCTCTCACAGTGACATTCTCAACATTGCTGGGCTTGGAAGCTGCGTGACCAGTGCAGCAACAGCTGgtgcttcttcttcccttGACCAAACCCACAAACCCTGGCAGGGTTAG